In Primulina eburnea isolate SZY01 chromosome 5, ASM2296580v1, whole genome shotgun sequence, a single window of DNA contains:
- the LOC140831351 gene encoding uncharacterized protein, with the protein MQIFLVCMPRSLESELKTFDPEIERTLRRRRQQQRLRDIMNMNEREEEHHEDPRIEEPRRMPMLEYAQPSLDGARPSIVRPTVRANQFEIKPAIIQMIPNTVQFGGSALDDPNTHIADFLEICDTFKFNGISDDAIRLRLFPFSLRDKAKSWLNCLPAGSITTWEDMAKAFLWKYFPPSKTMKLRADITTFSQFEQESLYEAWERYKDLLRRCPHHELPLGLVVQTFYYGLISSNRTMIDAAACGNLLRKTAEEGYELLEEMAASNYHPQSERNPQRRNAGVHQVTDLSAVTAQLEALNRKIDSMNVNRTAMRLQEIFCEKCGGDHYVKDCQDSGPFYANEEAPVNQVEVQNRPRNDPYSNIYNPGWRQHPNFSWGGQGSQTRPQGGQQYSKQPMYRHEPRDEKSSLEQMMSKFISATETRLQNQDASIKGLENQIGQLAKMIASREPGTLPSNTETNPKEQVKAIALRSGKVLEKEGQGKEAVGTHTALCDLGASINLMPLSVFRKLGLGEPKPIQMSLQLADGYVKHPRGVKEDVLVKVEKFTFPTDFVVLDMEEDREMPLILGRPFLATGKAVIEDALRDPLEATLTTGMREEESDAEKAARVAKLGLGEPKPIQMSLQLADGSVKHPRGVKEDVLVKVEKFTFPTDFVVLDMEEDREMPLILGRPFLATGKAVIEDALRDPLEATLTTGMREEESDAEKAARVAYCNANHQWKPGG; encoded by the exons ATGCAG ATATTTCTCGTGTGCATGCCAAGGTCTCTAGAGTCTGAACTAAAGACATTCGATCCCGAGATTGAAAGAACCTTACGTAGAAGACGACAACAGCAGAGACTAAGAGACATAATGAACATGAACGAACGTGAGGAGGAGCATCACGAAGATCCAAGGATCGAAGAGCCAAGGCGCATGCCCATGCTGGAGTATGCGCAACCATcgcttgatggagcacgtccaagcatagtGCGACCAACTGTTAGGGCaaaccagtttgagatcaagccagcaaTAATTCAAATGATCCCGAACACTgtccaatttgggggaagtgcgcTAGATGATCCGAACACTCACATCGCCGACTTCTtagaaatttgcgatacttttaaatttaatggaatTTCAGATGATGCTATTAGACTACGTTTATTTCCGTTCTCtttgcgtgataaagctaaatctTGGTTGAATTGTTTGCCTGCAGGTTCAATCACAACTTGGGAGGATATGGCCAAGGCATTCCTCTGGAAGTACTTTCCTCCATCCAAAACCATGAAGCTGCGAGCGGACATAACCACCTTCTCTCAATTTGAGCAGGAGTCACTCTACGAGGCTTGGGAGCGCTACAAAGACTTATTGCGAAGATGCCCGCATCATGAGTTGCCTCTTGGGTTAGTGGTCCAAACTTTTTACTATGGTTTAATTTCATCTAACCGAACCATGATAGATGCTGCGGCCTGCGGAAATCTGTTGAGGAAAACGGCCGAAGAGGGGTATGAATTActagaggagatggctgctagcaacTATCACCCTCAATCTGAAAGGAACCCTCAGCGAAGGAATGCAGGAGTACACCAGGTAACTGACCTTTCAGCTGTCACTGCACAATTAGAAGCACTCAACAGGAAAATAGACAGCATGAACGTAAATCGGACAGCAATGCGCCTGCAAgagatattttgtgaaaaatgcgGAGGAGATCACTATGTTAAGGACTGTCAAGACAGTGGTCCTTTCTATGCAAATGAGGAGGCACCAGTGAATCAAGTGGAGGTTCAAAACCGTCCGAGGAATGATccttattcaaatatatataaccCTGGATGGAGACAACACCCAAATTTCTCATGGGGTGGTCAAGGCAGTCAGACTCGACCACAAGGGGGACAGCAGTATAGTAAGCAACCGATGTATCGACACGAGCCTCGAGATGAAAAATCTAGTctggagcaaatgatgtctaagttcatTTCAGCCACCGAGACTAGATTGCAAAACCAGGATGCATCAATAAAGGGCTTAGAGAATCAGATAGGTCAGTTGGCGAaaatgatagcaagtagagagccagGCACCTTGCCAAGCAACACTGAGACTAACCCGaaagagcaagtgaaagccATAGCATTGCGGAGTGGAAAAGTGCTTGAAAAAGAGGGTCAAGGAAAAGAAGCGGTTGGTACGCACACAG ctttatgtgatcttggtgcgagcaTTAATCTTATGCCTTTATCAGTATTCAGGAAACTTGGATTGGGCGAGCCTAAACCAATACAgatgtccttgcaactagcTGACGGATATGTCAAACATCCACGAGGAGTCAAAGAAGATGTGTTAGTGAAAGTAGAAAAGTTTACATTTCCTACAGATTTTGTGGTGCTTGACATGGAAGAGGATAGGGAGATGCCTTTGATTTTAGGGagaccgttccttgcaactggcaaagCCGTGATCGAa gatgctcttagggaccctttggaggccactctcactactgGAATGAGAGAAGAGGAATCGGATGCAGAGAAAGCTGCAAGGGTGGC GAAACTTGGATTGGGCGAGCCTAAACCAATACAGATGTCATTGCAACTAGCTGACGGATCTGTCAAACATCCACGAGGAGTCAAAGAAGATGTGTTAGTGAAAGTAGAAAAGTTTACATTTCCTACAGATTTTGTGGTGCTTGACATGGAAGAGGATAGGGAGATGCCTTTGATTTTAGGGagaccgttccttgcaactggcaaagCCGTGATCGAa gatgctcttagggaccctttggaggccactctcactactgGAATGAGAGAAGAGGAATCGGATGCAGAGAAAGCTGCAAGGGTGGCGTACTGTAATGCCAACCATCAATGGAAGCCAGGAGGATGA